The following proteins are co-located in the Alcaligenes faecalis genome:
- a CDS encoding phospholipase effector Tle1 domain-containing protein translates to MQRLYHPAPAPWSNRLGGSSLQAPGQTAQPVQQWEYDAQGRVSRLISYAFNQDWTARYRPNLSEWSVGKEQHRFLYRNYQGQKRLQKLESRLCETCQTHGTEWRYDPQGRWLQAGSWTALRRTNGTVSRLEHQQGGWGPLRLDLDEKGRLQSWATSQHGGEARYWNPDGKLTRIDYAKAGSLQIQYDQQGRLSRLEHQQGQETERSELNWLGPGALRIRHPTETQWLKLRAGLLQERRLERDHSPSQRWTDRFEYDELRRLTLHSLPEGGQLRYRWDTQGRLQSLEWITQTGQIQTVIHGQEVGYAWGNGLQLISHANNTGQAVDLMLVQPNGKPVWTQTRRLDTQGKVLEDRHEYPLLQQTRHWLLHYDAENRLIAFRQGKTESEQWLAWNQSGALAARYPKPAASIQRSPSGTATAVGTLNLDYGPNRRLRRVQTANTTLVEYRHDAFGQRIWRKQGNQERAFFFHGQQLMAELDLPAAPGQLISRRYLYAGLTPVGMIVYPPDGQGQLYYLHSDLMGAVRLISDQHAKPVWAADLNPLGQAEPLLETLEFNLRLPGQYAESATGWHDNLLRTYLPDHGQYLEADPLGPWPHTQAVGYAQQQPLRHIDPTGLLLFAFDGTRQAPITNSNVWKLSQLYQDGAVHYAEGPGDPVTLNWDALTAWRAGRILESQWNSFLNRMQEQGPAPRAVPVDLLGFSRGAALARDFSNRILDHVQQGWFVLNDPQRGAIRTCITPRFLGLFDTVAQFGLGGWSTPQYRLGVSQAWNWVAHAVAMHEHRVLFPLSGLAQAMNTVEMPFIGAHSQIGGGVLPDEDGEISDLDKVALAWMHWQATAAGLTLAELPQTDLQIRHPILQDMRTPGLRLTSQGVRRVDYHGHGQDLLYQDSHPALGREVRHTLESMITRFNDWRLRGDNQVGWVDMDAYDTWLHSHLGWER, encoded by the coding sequence ATGCAACGCCTCTATCATCCGGCCCCTGCACCTTGGTCAAATCGTTTAGGTGGCAGCAGCCTGCAAGCGCCTGGGCAAACGGCTCAGCCCGTGCAGCAATGGGAATACGACGCTCAAGGCCGAGTCAGCCGTTTGATCTCTTACGCCTTCAATCAGGACTGGACGGCACGCTACAGACCGAACCTGAGTGAGTGGTCCGTAGGCAAGGAACAACATCGTTTCCTTTACCGTAACTATCAAGGCCAAAAACGACTACAGAAACTGGAAAGCCGTTTGTGTGAAACCTGTCAGACCCATGGCACAGAATGGCGATACGACCCACAAGGACGCTGGCTGCAAGCCGGGTCCTGGACGGCGCTGCGCCGTACCAATGGAACCGTGTCACGGCTGGAACATCAACAGGGCGGCTGGGGGCCCTTACGTTTGGATCTGGATGAGAAAGGACGCTTGCAAAGCTGGGCGACAAGCCAGCATGGAGGCGAAGCCCGCTACTGGAACCCGGATGGCAAGCTGACGCGCATTGACTATGCAAAAGCAGGCTCACTTCAGATTCAATACGATCAGCAGGGGCGCTTGAGCCGCCTTGAACATCAGCAAGGCCAGGAAACCGAACGCAGTGAGCTGAACTGGCTCGGGCCTGGCGCGCTGCGCATTCGTCATCCCACGGAAACGCAATGGCTCAAGTTGCGGGCTGGTCTATTACAAGAACGCCGTCTGGAACGCGACCATAGTCCCAGCCAACGCTGGACTGATCGCTTTGAATACGACGAGCTGCGTAGGCTGACACTGCACTCACTGCCAGAAGGCGGACAACTACGCTACCGCTGGGATACTCAGGGACGTTTACAGTCTCTGGAGTGGATCACGCAAACAGGGCAAATCCAGACCGTTATCCATGGACAAGAGGTGGGCTATGCGTGGGGCAATGGGCTGCAACTGATCAGCCATGCGAACAACACCGGGCAAGCGGTAGATTTGATGCTAGTGCAGCCGAATGGCAAGCCTGTCTGGACGCAAACCCGCCGTCTGGATACGCAAGGCAAGGTGCTGGAGGATCGTCATGAGTACCCGCTACTGCAGCAAACCCGTCACTGGCTGTTGCACTACGACGCTGAAAACCGGCTAATCGCTTTCCGTCAAGGCAAGACAGAATCAGAACAATGGCTGGCCTGGAACCAGAGCGGTGCGCTTGCTGCTCGCTACCCGAAGCCAGCCGCTTCTATTCAGCGTTCCCCCTCCGGCACAGCGACAGCCGTCGGCACCTTAAATCTGGACTACGGCCCCAACCGTCGCTTACGCCGCGTGCAAACAGCAAACACCACGCTGGTAGAGTACCGGCACGATGCCTTTGGTCAACGCATCTGGCGCAAGCAAGGCAATCAGGAGCGCGCTTTCTTCTTTCACGGCCAGCAATTAATGGCTGAACTGGATTTACCCGCTGCGCCCGGCCAACTGATCTCCCGGCGCTATCTGTATGCCGGGCTGACGCCCGTAGGCATGATTGTTTATCCGCCGGACGGGCAAGGGCAGTTGTACTACCTGCATAGTGATTTGATGGGCGCTGTCCGACTGATTAGCGATCAGCACGCCAAGCCGGTTTGGGCTGCCGACCTGAACCCGCTGGGACAGGCTGAGCCCTTGCTTGAAACCCTGGAATTCAATCTACGCCTGCCGGGGCAGTACGCGGAATCGGCTACCGGCTGGCACGACAATCTGCTGCGTACTTATCTGCCTGATCACGGGCAGTATCTGGAGGCAGACCCTCTAGGCCCATGGCCACACACCCAGGCCGTAGGCTATGCCCAGCAACAGCCCTTGCGTCATATTGATCCCACCGGCCTGTTGTTGTTCGCCTTTGATGGCACACGACAGGCTCCTATTACTAATAGCAATGTCTGGAAACTGTCGCAGTTGTATCAGGATGGGGCGGTGCATTACGCCGAAGGGCCGGGCGATCCCGTGACCCTGAACTGGGATGCACTGACCGCGTGGCGAGCAGGGCGGATTCTGGAATCGCAATGGAACAGCTTTCTGAACCGCATGCAGGAGCAGGGGCCAGCACCTCGCGCTGTGCCTGTGGATTTGCTGGGTTTTTCAAGAGGAGCGGCACTGGCACGAGACTTTTCCAATCGAATTCTGGATCATGTCCAGCAGGGCTGGTTTGTGCTGAATGATCCACAGCGCGGCGCTATTCGCACCTGTATCACCCCCCGCTTTTTAGGCTTGTTCGATACAGTGGCCCAGTTTGGGCTGGGAGGTTGGAGCACACCCCAGTACCGGCTGGGTGTCTCGCAAGCCTGGAACTGGGTTGCCCACGCCGTGGCAATGCACGAGCACCGCGTGCTCTTTCCCTTAAGCGGCCTGGCCCAGGCCATGAACACGGTGGAAATGCCATTTATTGGCGCCCATAGCCAGATAGGTGGCGGGGTGCTCCCCGATGAGGACGGCGAGATCAGCGATCTGGATAAAGTGGCTCTGGCCTGGATGCACTGGCAAGCCACCGCGGCCGGCCTGACGTTGGCCGAACTGCCCCAAACCGATCTCCAGATCAGACACCCCATCCTGCAGGACATGCGTACACCCGGACTGCGCCTGACCTCCCAGGGAGTGCGCCGTGTTGATTATCACGGTCATGGCCAGGACTTGCTCTACCAGGACTCCCACCCTGCCTTGGGCCGGGAAGTGCGCCACACCCTGGAAAGCATGATCACTCGCTTTAATGACTGGCGCCTGCGCGGTGACAATCAAGTAGGCTGGGTAGACATGGATGCTTACGATACGTGGCTACATAGCCACCTGGGATGGGAACGCTAG